The following are encoded together in the Deltaproteobacteria bacterium genome:
- a CDS encoding cold-shock protein, translating to MANGTVKWFNESKGYGFLEQESGEDVFVHFTAISGDGFKTLKEGQKVQFDVVKGPKGPQAANVMPE from the coding sequence ATGGCAAATGGAACAGTAAAATGGTTCAATGAGTCCAAAGGTTATGGATTTCTTGAACAAGAGTCTGGCGAAGATGTCTTTGTTCACTTTACTGCTATTTCAGGCGATGGTTTTAAGACCCTGAAAGAAGGTCAGAAGGTGCAGTTTGATGTCGTAAAAGGACCAAAAGGTCCTCAGGCAGCAAATGTGATGCCTGAGTAA